Genomic segment of Actinomycetota bacterium:
AACCGCGACCGTCGGTGGCTCGCCTTCCTCGTGCTCCGGCTGCGGTGGGCGGTCGGGACGTCCCAGGACCTCCTCGGGGGGTTCCCCGTCGAGGAGAGCCAGGCACTTCTGCCGCTCCTGCTGCAGGTAGCCGACCAGCGCCGCACGGTCATCGAGGTAGCGGCGACAGTCGAGCTCCAGCGTGATCGGTCCCGAGTACCCGGATCGGCGCGCCGCCGTCAGGAACGACGCGATCGGGAGCACGCCGTGTCCTAGCGGGGCATGGCTGTCACGCCCCTGCCCGCGGTTGTCGGACACGTGCAGGTGCGCGGCCGCGTGACCGAGCTGCTCCCATGCCCGCTCCAGGTCGACGCCGGTGACCCCGAAGTGGCTCGTGTCGAGGACGAGGTGACGGAACTCCTCGAGGTGCTCCGGCTTGGTGTAGCGGTGGAAGCGGACCGGCCGTCCGAGGAGCGGGACGGGGTAGAGGTTCTCCACGCCCACCCCGGTGCCCAGCTCGGCGGCCTCGTCGTCGGCCTCCTCCACCAGCCAGTCGTGGAAGGCGGTCTGCCAACGCAACGGCGGATGCACGATCATCAGGTCCGCGTCGATCTCCGCCGCCAGCTCCAGTGAGCGGCGGGCCTTCTCGGTGGGGTCGACGCCGAACACGCGGCGGGTCAGCA
This window contains:
- a CDS encoding sugar phosphate isomerase/epimerase, encoding MTPTMLASTGPLFARPLDWAMGVILEAGYDGVELMVTQDPATQEPDRVLEVATREGARVPVVHGPFLLLTRRVFGVDPTEKARRSLELAAEIDADLMIVHPPLRWQTAFHDWLVEEADDEAAELGTGVGVENLYPVPLLGRPVRFHRYTKPEHLEEFRHLVLDTSHFGVTGVDLERAWEQLGHAAAHLHVSDNRGQGRDSHAPLGHGVLPIASFLTAARRSGYSGPITLELDCRRYLDDRAALVGYLQQERQKCLALLDGEPPEEVLGRPDRPPQPEHEEGEPPTVAVAPPD